In Bacteroidales bacterium, the genomic stretch AAGGCACTGCTGGAAGAGCATGTCGAAAGGGTTGTGATGCCCAAGAAGGGCAAGCCCAATAAGCAGGAAAAGGAGGAAGAAAGTCAGCGGCAGTTCAAGATACTGAGGAATAAACACAGTGCGGTGGAATCCAATATCAATGAGCTTGAACACAGAGGTCTGGATCGATGCCCTGATCGTGGTTATAAGAATTTTAAGCGGTATATCGGCCTTGCAGTTGCTGCATATAACTTGCGGCGCATTGGCCAGGAACTAATTGCCATCCAACGCAGGAAGGAGCAGACCGAAAGAGAAATAAGAGCAGCTGCATAAAGGCTGCATCGAAATATATGATCAGATTGTCATCACACATGGGGATGGTATGTCCTTGAGGGTGAAATTATGATCCTAATTGTGAAATTCGGGTGACGTAAACCTGAAACAGATGAAGAAAGGTTCGCCTTGGATCTTCTGGAGCATGAAGAAAAAGAGCTGGTTAAACAGAAATTGAAAAAACAGGTGTTTTCTTTGAGACACTAATTAGCAAGATTATATTTGAGCTTTCCCCCATTTAGCTTTCAGATCAGGATTTTATTTTCTATTTTGATGCCCATTCATTACCCTCCCCCATGAGAGAGATTATATACCCGAAGAAACTGGATGTGCCCTGTACGCTGGGCAATATATTTGACCTTCAGGAATTTTTCTGCAGCGGCAGACAAACCCGTTCTATTGCACACATTGAGCTGAAAAAATGCGAAAATATCCATTACAACTAATTTCTTTTAAGCCAATCACTTATTCCACATTCCCATGAAAAATTCAAATAAGCAGAACTCCAGGAGATCCTTTCTGAAAAAAGCAGCGCTGGGTGCTGCTGCTGTAAGCTCTGCTCCTGCAGTGCTGTCCCGGAATTACAGGCAAAGTCTGCTGCTGGATTCCAGGTCCTACAAAGCTGAATCCCGGGCAGCCAATGATCAGATCAACCTGGCCCTGATCGGTACAGGGATCCAGGGCATCTTCGATACCATTTCGGCCCTCAGGGTCCCAGGTGTAAAACTGGTAGCCACCTGCGACCTCTATACGGGAAGACTGGCCCGAGCCACAGAGCTCTGGGGAGGGGATATCTTTACCACCAGGGATTACCGGGAGATCCTGGACCGGAAAGATGTGGATGCCGTGATTATTGCCACTCCTGACCATTGGCACAAGCGGATCAGCATCGAAGCACTGAAGGCCGGGAAAGCGGTCTATTGTGAAAAACCCATGGTACAGAACTTTCATGAAGGACATGAGCTTATCGAAGCCCATCAGAAATCGGGCAAGGTCATGCAGGTGGGCAGCCAGGGCATGTCCTCCCTGGGAAATGAAAAAGCCAAGGAGCTTTATGAAGATGGAGCTATCGGAGAGATTGTCATGCTGGATATGTATAACGACCGGTACTCCTCGGAAGGGGCCTGGAACTATCCCATCCCTCCCGATGCCTCTCCTGAAACCGTTGATTTTGATACCTTTCTGGGTAGCGCTCCCAATGTTCCATTCGAATTAAAACGGTTTTTCAGATGGAGAAACTACAAAGACTACGGAACCGGAGTAGCAGGAGATTTGTTCGTACATGCCTTTTCCACGCTTAACTTTATCCTGAGCTCCAACGGTCCGGAAAGGGCACAGGCAACCGGAGGTCTGCGGTACTGGAAGGATGGCCGGGATGTCCCCGATGTGACCATAACCCTATATGATTATCCGGAAACCAAAACACATGCAGCTTTCAATGCTGCATTCCGTGTGAATTTCATTGCCGGGAACGGAGGAGGAGGCGGATTCCGTCTGGTTGGAACTGAAGGGGAAATGCAGGTGGACTCTGATAGCATCAGACTGATCCGGGCAAAACTGGGAATGAAGCCTGAAGCTTATGCCCTGATTGCTCATACGGAAGAGAATCAGAAGAAAATTATAGCCGCCTATGATAAGAAATTCGCCGATGAAAGATCCAAGGACCTGAATATCGGGGAGACCAGCTGGGTGGCCCCATCGGACTATAAAGGATCTCATTACGACCATTTCTACAACTTCTTCGAGGGGATCCGCGGAAATAAAGAAATTATCGAAAATCCCACTTTTGGTCTGCGTGCTGCCGGTGCTGCCCTTCTGGCCAATGAGAGTTATTACAAGGGACATCCGGTTCAGTGGGACCCTGATGCCATGAAACTAATCTAACAGAATGATATCTATGAAGAGAGTCCTTTTTTCAATCTGCCTTCTATTAATGGCAGTATTCCTGTTTGCACAGGATCAGCCCTTAAATGTAATAGTACTGGGTGCGCATCCCGACGATTGTGAAGGCGATGCGGGTGGTCTTGCTTTGCTGTATGCCAGGATGGGACACCATGTGAAATTTGTTTCTCTTACCAACGGAGATGCCGGACACTACGCCATGGGAGGCGGAGCCCTGGCCAAGGTGCGAATGGCCGAGGCAGCAGAAGCCGGAAAGAGACTGGGAGTGAAGGAATATGTGGTCATGGATAACCACGATGGCGAGCTGATGCCCACCCTGGAGAACCGGCTGAAGGTGATCCGGGAGATCCGGAAATGGAACACCGATATCGTGATTGGTCCCCGGCCCAACGATTACCATCCGGATCACCGCTATACGTCCATATTAATGCAGGATGCAGCTTTCATGGTCATAGTCCCCAATGTGGCTCCCGATGTACCCCCGCTGGAGAAGAATCCGGTATTTCTCTATGCCGAGGACCGTTTTCAGAAACCAAATCCATTTGAAGCTGATATTGCCATCGATATTGATGAGGTCTTTGAACAGAAAATCAGCGGGATGGCTGCCCATACTTCTCAATATTTCGACTGGCTTCCATGGACCTCGGGAACCCTGGATCAGATTCCCGAGGATGAAGCAGCCAGGTTAAGCTACCTGGCCAAACGAAGGACATTCAGTCCCGGCGCATCCACCAGGGAGGCCCTGATCAAATGGTACGGAGAAAAGGGCAAGACTGTCCGGCATGCCGAAGGCTTTGAGATCTGTGAATATGGCAAGCAACCCAGCCAGGAAGAGCTGCAAAGGCTGTTCCCGATGCTTCCTCAGAGAGCCGACTGAATTTTCCGGAAGAGATACTTCCGGGATCCCTCGTAAATGGATCCGGTTTACCATTGCAGGAAGCCAGTAAGAAAGCAAATGCTGCAAAGAAATTGCCTATCTTGACATGGAACCTAAGACGATTCTCATGAAAAACACCACCTTGTTACTCCTTGCATTTTCGATCCTGATCCTGAGCTCCTGCACTCAAGCGGAAGACCAGACCAGGGCTGAAGCTGTTCAAGGCGAAAGCCTGCAGAGAGATTACTTCCAGCTGAAAATCTATAATTTTCAGAACGAAGAACAGGAAGCCCTCCTGGATGTTTATTTCCGGGATGCCCTTCTTCCCGCACTTCACCGCAACGGCATACAGAATGTGGGTGTCTTCAAAGCCATAGAAGAACTCATTGAACGTAAGGACTTTATAATCGTCCTGACGCCCTTCAACTCCCTGGATCACTTTGAAAAGCTGGATGCCCTTTTAATGGAAGATGCGGAGTACCTGCAATCTGCCGGCAACTATTTGAACGCTTCACACGATAATCCACCCTATGCGCGCATCGAAAGCATGATTTTGCGCTCCTTCAGCGCCACACCAGAATTAGTATTACCGGATTTGAACACCGCCCGTTCGGAGAGGGTTTATGAACTCAGAAGCTATGAGGCAGCCACTGAAAAGTTGTATAAGCTGAAAGTTGAAATGTTTAACGAAGGCGAATCGGCCCTGTTCCAGGAACTGAAATTCAATCCGGTCTTCTTTTGCGAAGTGCTCTCCAGTGCACATATGCCTCACCTGATCTACATGACTGCTCATGCAGACAGCACGGCTCAGAAGGAAAACTGGGATGCCTTTGTAAACCACCCGGAATGGGAGAGAATGAAGAACCTGGACAAATACCAGAATACGGTTTCAAACATCACCAGAACCCTGCTCTATCCGACCGAATACTCGGACTATTAGAGATTCAGAATCTTCTGCAGGGCTTCCCCTGAGAGAGCTCCCATCGAAGGAATCAATCCCCGGTGATCAGCCTGCGGATGCGTTCAATCTGCTTCTGCTTGTTTACTTCCCGTAAGCTCCTTGCAGTTTTGGTAAAGTAGGAGTGACTGGAGATGAATCTTAACTGCAGTTTGTTCCATTCGTTCAGTGTCCCGATCTTATCCTGTTCACTCAGCTCCTTATAGAGGGTGTTGGACACGGGTATCATATCGCTCCTGCCCAGGTAATCCAAATCCGCATCACATATGATCTGCTGATAGATATCCCCAGGCTCCGGTGGAAGTTTTGTGGCCATAATGATCCTGCAGATCTTTTCGATCTGCTCCTCCGAGTAGCCATATTCAGGCAGAAACTTCCTGGCCAGTTCAGTACCATGATATTCATGGTCGTCATAGGAAATGATGTGCCCCGCATCATGGAACAGGGCGGCAGTCTTTAAAAGCAGTATTCCTTCATCGTCAAGCCCCTCCGCCCAACCGATCAACTCCACCTCGGTGACCACATCCACCGTATGTTTCACATTGTGGTAGTAAAGGTACCGGGGCAGTTCATTTTCAAGCCTGTCCAGGATCATCTCCTGGATATCCGTAAACTGAATCAACTTGAATTTCGTATTGAACAAGGCATTGGGCATGACTCCCCTCCCACGCATGGAGAACTCCTGTCTGATGCCGTTTACCACAAACATCTCCAGGTCGCCCTTGTATTTAACTGGCATTTTTCCGTAATACTCACAAACAAAAAACTCCTTGATCAGCTCGTAGGTCATCACTGAAATCAGGATTTTTCCACTATCGCCCACCCCCTGCATGCGGTGTGCTATATTGACCGTATCGCCTTTAATATCATAAGTTATCTTTTTCTTACCGGAGATGGTAGCGCTAACCGGCCCCGTATGAATACCCAGGCTCAGGTTCCAATAGCGGATACCATCGATCCGCCTGAGCTGATTCAGAAAAATATTCATCTCCAGTGCCGCCATGACCACGTCGATGGGATTGGTGATGTTCTTCACCGGAATTCCCCCTGCGGCCATATAGGTATCCCCGATGGTCTTGATTTTATGGATCTTGTATTTTCTAAGGATCCGGTCGAATTCAATCAGCACTTCATCCAGCTGGTCCATGACCACTTCGGAAGAGTCGTTATCGGTGAGATGCCTGAATCCGGTGATATAGGCAAAGAGGACCGTCGCCATCTTATACTTTCTGATCCTTTCTCCGGCCTCCTGGTACCTTTCTTCCTTCATTCCCAGGCGGGCATCTTTCAGGCGCAATTTCAGGTTTTCATTTTGTTCCGAGAGCCCAGCAACAGCCTTCTGCAACTTTTCATTCCTGGCATAAAGGTCCTGGTTCTTCTTTACCAGTTTTTGGATCCGCTTTAACAGTTCATCCCTCTTTTGTCCCATTATGTTTAATATCTTTGTCCAATAAGCTAATTACACGCATGAAAAACAGGGCCTTTTTTGCTGCACTCATACTCCTTGGCTTGCAGCCTCTCTACTCTCAGAAGAACGTAAAATCCTTCCTGGTGGTTTCATATAATGTGGAAAACCTTTTCGATACCGTCAATTCTCCTCTCTTCGAAGATGATGAATTCACCCCTTCCGGTGAAAAAGAGTGGACCTGGGACCGGTACCAGAAAAAACAGAACGATCTGGCCAGGGTTTTCCTTTCCATTCCCGGCAAGGAGCTCCCGGCTCTTATCGGATTATCGGAGGTTGAGAGTAGTGAAGTTCTGGAAGATCTGACCAGAGTCAGGGGCCTTCGTAAAGGGGAGTATGCCTTCGTCCATGAAGATGATAAAGATCCACGTGGTATTGAGTGTGCCTTGCTGTACAAGCCCGAATTCTTCAAATACAAGTCGCATGAATATGTTCCCATTGAGGATCCTGTGGATCCGGACTACCTTTACAGGAGAATATTGCATGTGCAGGGAAGAGGACCGGACGGGTCCAGCCTGCATATATTTGTGAATCACTGGAAATCCAGAAGCGGAGGAGTACAGGAAACCGAAAGGCAGCGGATGTTTTCAGCCATAACACTCCGCAAGCAACTGGATATACTGATGGCCAGGGAGCCGGATTATAAAGTGATTATCATGGGCGACTTTAACGACGAACCTACAAACCGGAGCATCAGCCACGGACTTTCGGCCCTGAACAAACGCCGGAATATCCAGCTGGGAGAGCATTACAATCTCTTCTATGATCTCCACAACACAGAGGGCAAGGGGACCTACAATTACCAGGGCAACTGGAACATGCTGGACCAGATGATCGTCTCCTACAGCCTGCTGAACCAGGAGAGGGGCCTGAGCACGGGATTCGAGAACGGGAAGATTCTGAAAGAGGAGTGGATGTTATATCCCAGTGAGAAATATGGAGAGAGCCTGCCCTCTGCCACTTACGGGGGACCTGAATACTACGGGGGACCCAGCGACCATCTCCCCATCTATGTGGAATTCACCTGGTAGCATGGAATTCAGACTTACTTCGGATTATAAACCTACCGGTGACCAGCCGGATGCCATTCAGCAACTGGTGGATGGATTCAGGGCCGGGGAGCAGTTCCAGACTCTTCTGGGAGTAACCGGATCCGGAAAAACCTTTACCGTGGCCAACGTGATCCGGGAGCTGGAGCGGCCGGTCCTGGTCCTCAGTCACAATAAAACCCTGGCAGCACAGCTTTACAGCGAATTCAAACAATTCTTTCCTGAAAATGCAGTGGAGTATTTTGTCAGTTATTACGACTACTATCAGCCCGAAGCCTATCTCCCTGTTACGGATACTTATATCGAAAAGGACCTCTCCATCAACGATGAAATTGAAAAGCTCAGGCTAAGCACTACCTCCTCCCTGCTATCGGGACGCAGGGATGTGCTTGTGGTCTCTTCGGTGTCCTGTCTATATGGTATCGGGAATCCTGCCGATTTCCACAACTCCACCATCCGGGTCCGCAAGAACGAAATGCTTAGCAGGAATGTGTATCTGCGCAGACTGGTGGATGGCTTATACTCCCGGAACGAAGTGGACTTTAAGCCAGGGACCTTCCGCGTGCGGGGCGATACGGTGGACATTCACCTGGCCTACCGGGACCTGGCCTACCGGGTGGAATTCTGGGGCGACGAGATCGATTCCCTCAAATCCATCCACCCGGTGACGGGACACACTATCGAGGAACATCAGGAGGTCGTAATCTTCCCGGCCAATATATTCATCACCTCCAAGGAACGCACAAAGGCCGCCATTGAGGAGATCCAGGACGACATGATGAAGCAGGTGGATTTCTTTAAAAGAGAGCAAAAACTCATTGAGGCACAACGGATAGAAGAGCGTGTCACCTACGACCTGGAGATGATCAGGGAACTGGGATATTGTCCGGGCATTGAGAACTATTCCAGGTATTTTGACGGCCGTCCCCCGGGCACCAGGCCCTTCTGCCTTCTGGATTATTTCCCCGATGATTTTATTACAGTGATTGATGAAAGTCATGTCACCCTTCCCCAGGTTCACGCCATGTATGGCGGAGACTATTCCAGGAAGAAGAACCTGGTGGAATATGGCTTTCGGCTTCCGGCGGCAGTAGATAACAGACCGCTCAGGTTCAATGAATTTGAGAACCTCATCGGGCAGACTCTGTTCGTTAGCGCCACACCGGCTGACTATGAGCTGGAACGCTGTGGCGGGATTATCGTGGAGCAGGTGATCCGTCCCACCGGACTGCTGGATCCGGCCATAGAGATACAGCCAAGTCTGAACCAGATCGACCACCTGATCGGTGAGATCAACCAGCGTGTGGATAAGCGGGAACGGGTCCTGGTTACCACACTGACCAAAAGGATGGCAGAGGAGCTAAGCAGCTACCTGACCAAATTGAACATCCGGACCCGGTACATCCATTCGGATGTGGATACCATGGAACGGGTGGAGATCCTGGAGGGGCTCAGAAGGGGCGATTTTGATGTACTGGTCGGAATCAACCTCCTCAGGGAGGGACTGGATTTGCCGGAGGTATCCCTGGTTGCCATCCTGGATGCTGATAAAGAGGGCTTCCTGAGATCGGAACGCTCCCTGACCCAGACGGCAGGACGGGCAGCAAGGAACCTGAACGGGAAAGTGATCATGTATGCCGACAAGATTACCGGCTCCATGCAGCGGACCATAGATGAAACCAACAGGCGCAGGGAAAAGCAACTGGGATATAACGAAAAGCACCAGATCACCCCTACCCAGATCATAAAATTAACATACAGTCTCTTTGACAAGAGCCTCGAGCAGAAGAACATACAGAGTGCCTATGCAGACCAGGCAAAAAGTGATCTTGCCGCCGATCCGGTCGTCAGATATATGGGAAAGCCGGAACTGGAACGTGCCATAGACGCGGCCAGAAAGCAAATGGAAAAGGCGGCCAGGGAGCTGGACTTTATCGAAGCTGCCCGTTTCCGGGATGAAATGTATGCCCTCCAGGAGCTAATAAACAATCTGGATAACTGACAGGCATAGTAAAACAAGAAGCCTCATTGCTCCAAGGACACGGGATAATCGACAAAGAAGGTGGTCCCTTCAGGACCAGAGCTGGTAAAGCCCGCCTTTCCTTTCAGAAACTCTTCACTCAGCAGCTTTATGCTGTATGTTCCCAGGCCCCTTCCGGTTCCCTTTGTGGAAAATGATCGCTGAAAAATCTGCAATTGTACTTCCCTGGGAATTACTCCCGGATTTTGTACACTTATCCGGACTTTTTCTCCGTTCTTCACACAGGAAAGTGTAACGATCTCTCCGTCTTTTATGGCTTCCAGTGCATTTTTGATCATATTGCCGAGAATACGGCTCAGGATGACTGCATCAGACAGCATAATAACATCTTCACACCTGGAATCCAGCTCAATAACTTTTCCTTTTGCCTCCTCATGCCCCATATACTGGTTCTTGATCCTTTCCAGGAGCTCCAGGGTGCCAAATTCCATCAGCTTTAACCGCAGTTGCCCCTTTTCGGCCTGAATTAGCTGAGTGTAGGAGTCAATCTCATCCAACAGTTATCGGATAGGTCCATAATCATTTTCCAGATCTTATCGCTTTCGCCTTTCTCCATGCTTAATCTGCTGAATCCCTGAATGACTCCGGCCGTGTTCTTCACGTCATGCAAAAAGAGCCTCTCCAGAAACCCCTTTCTCTTTTCATCCGCTATATCAGACACTGAGAACACGATGAACAGCTCTTCCTGATGTTTCAGCTGTGAGGCCGTAACCCTTAGATCCAGAGCCTGATGACCGTCCTTTAGCCTGATTCTGCACTCCTGCACATCCAGGCCACTCTCCATACTGTTCAGAATTGCCCTGACAGCTCCGCACTCCCTGCAATATTCGCTTGTGCCACAGCCACCTTCCATCATATCTGCAAATACACATCCCAGAGCTTCTCCTGCACGCAAACCCAGTAGGGATGTCACATCGACTTCTCCCAGCAGATTCATAAACGCTTTATTGGCAAAAACAAGCTGACGCTGTTCGTTCAGGATCAGGATCGCCATGGAAACAGAGTCCAACACACTGATTAACATGTGATTATCCTTGAAGTGCTGGTATTGCCTCCTGATCTCTTCCTTATCAGCACGCCATGCAGGCGCAAACCAGGTAATGGCTCTTTTCTCTTCCATGGAATGTTGCGTCTTTTAGTGGGAGCCAATATAGCAAAAACAGGGATATTAGCGGAAAGGCGTCACAACAAAAACGGGGTCACCAAAAGGCAGCCCCGTTTCACGATCAAAATTATGTCTTACCCCAGGTATGTCTTCAAAAGTTTACTCCTGGAAGTGTGGCGCAGTCTGCGTATCGCTTTTTCCTTGATCTGACGCACACGTTCGCGGGTCAGTCCGAATTTTTCGCCAATCTCTTCCAGGGTCATCTCCTGACAGGCAATGCCAAAGAATAGTTTAATGATATCTCTTTCCCTTTCGGTAAGCGTGGCCAGAGCCCTGTCTACCTCGCGGGATAAAGATTCATTGATAAGGGTGTTGTCCGCATTTGGAGAATCATTGTTCACCAGAACATCCAGCAGACTGTTGTCTTCACCATCGACAAAGGGTGCATCAACGGAAACATGTCTTCCCGAAACACGGAGTGTGTCAGCCACTTTCTCCTTGGGAAGATCGAGGGCTTCAGCGAGCTCCTCCGGGGTAGGGGTTCTTTCATTCTCCTGCTCGAACTTCGAAAACGCCTTATTAATCTTGTTCAGTGAACCAACCTGGTTCAGTGGAAGGCGTACGATCCTCGATTGCTCTGCCAGTGCCTGGAGGATCGATTGCCTGATCCACCACACGGCATAGGAGATAAACTTAAAGCCCCTGGTTTCGTCAAATTTTTCAGCGGCCTTGATCAAACCCAGATTCCCTTCATTAATAAGGTCGGGCAAACTAAGCCCCTGGTTCTGATACTGTTTAGCCACTGATACGACAAACCTCAGATTTGCCCGGGTGAGTTTTTCCAGGGCGGCCCGGTCGCCCTTTTTGATCCGTTGAGCCAATTCAACCTCTTCCTCAACAGTGATCAACTCTTCCTTACCAATCTCCTGCAAATACTTGTCTAACGAAGCACTTTCCCTGTTGGTAATGGATTTTGTGATCTTTAACTGTCTCATGTACTACTTCTCCAATCAAATGAATAGATAAAAAATCTTTGCAAATGTACCCGCTTATTTATCTTTAGTCAATTTAAATAAGCATTATTTTAATATATCTGTAATATGCAGGTAATATGGATCAGGGAGATTCTACATGCCAAAAGCATAATAAGATCTGGAACCGTTCCGGTCTAAACCCTCAATAATAACCCCTCCTTCAGAATCTTTCAATATAGCCGCAATATCATTAACACTGCCAACCGGCTTTTTGTTTACCGAGGTCAGCACAAATCCCTCCTCGATTCCAACCTTTTTAAACTTTCCATTCCGGACCGATTTAACTTTGAGGCCATGGCCTATACCCAGACTTTGCTTCTCCCTTTCCGACAGTGGTTCAAAACTGGCACCCAGCAACTCCATCACATCATCTCTCTTCACAATTTCGGTGTTCCCTTCTAAGTTACGCAAGATCAGGTCAAATTGTTTCATGTTTCCGTCTCTTTTAACAACTACCTTCACCTTCTGTCCGGGCCGGTACTTGGATATCACTTCCTGTAACTCGGCGGAACTGTTTACCCTTTTATTATCAATGGAAATGATGATATCCTTTTCTCTGATTCCAGCATTTCGGGCAGCGCCATCCTCACGGACACGCACCACATAAACTCCTTCAATCTTGTCGACATCTTCCTGCTGGACCAGTTCAGCCGTCACATCTCTGATCTCGACACCCAGTATAGCTCTCTGCACTTCTCCATATTCCATAAGATCCTGAACAATTTTTTCCACGATGGTTACCGGAATTGCAAATGAATAGCCGGTAAAGGCTCCGGTTCGGGATGCAATGGCCGTATTAATCCCTACCAGTTCACCCCTGGTGTTTATCAGGGCGCCACCGCTGTTTCCAGGATTAACCGCTGCATCGGTCTGGATAAAAGATTCAATACTAAACTCCTGGGATCGCAGAATATTGATATTTCTTGCCTTGGCACTTACGATCCCGGCGGTAACGGTGCTGGTAAGGTTATAAGGGTTTCCGATGGCCAGCACCCATTCTCCCAGGCGAAGTGCATCCGAATCTCCAAATCTCAGACTGGTAAGCCCTTCGGCATCCACCTGAAGGAGGGCCAGGTCCGTAGTGGGATCGGTCCCGATGAGCCTGGCACTGAACTCCTGCTTGTTATTCAGCACCACCAGGATTTCATCCGAACCGTCAATCACATGATTATTGGTCACGATATACCCTTTTTCCGAGATAATCACTCCACTGCCAAAACCAAGTATAGGCGGCGCTTCTCCCCGGGGTTGATCCCCGTAAAAGAATTCATACAGGGGATTTACCTGATACTCCCTGAACACCTTGGTCTTTACATGGACAACCGCATTGATGGACTGTTCCACCGCCGCTGTAAAATCAAGCGCGCTGCCCGATTCGACTCCCGGGAGACTGACATAGCGGTAGCTGTTTTCCACAGGCACTTCCACCACAGCCGCCTCAGGTTGAAACCACCTGGCATATACAAAAATTGCAGCCATTGCACCCAGAACTGCGACCACAAATAAACCCAAGAATCTTCTTGCTTTCATTATACTGTATTTTTAATTAATAACTTTGTTTCGCGGAATTCCTGTTTTCAAATTCCGTGCCTTTAACATGGCAATTTACTATCATAACAACTTGAATCGAAGAAAAATTGGTAAACCTAAGGCCTTTTAACCTTTTTTAACGCACCACACCCTATGCTTGTTCAATTCTCTAAATATCATGGTACTGGGAATGATTTCATTATGATTGACGGAAGGCATCTGCAAAGCTCCCATTTTCACACTGAAATTATCAGACAGCTCTGCGACCGCAGGTTCGGGGTGGGCGGAGACGGACTCATTTTCCTGGAGAAAAGCAGTCGCTTCGATTTCACCATGCGGTATTATAATGCAGATGGCAAAGAGGGAACCATGTGTGGGAACGGCGGCCGCTGTATTACCGCTTTTGCCAGGAGACTGGGAATCACAGGCCGGGAAACTGTATTTGAGGGGATCGACGGGACACATAGTGCATCCATCGGGACTCATGGGGAAATTCGGCTGAAACTGGCAGATGTGTCGGGGATTCAGCAGCTGGAAGATGGTTACCTGC encodes the following:
- a CDS encoding RNA polymerase sigma factor RpoD/SigA — translated: MRQLKITKSITNRESASLDKYLQEIGKEELITVEEEVELAQRIKKGDRAALEKLTRANLRFVVSVAKQYQNQGLSLPDLINEGNLGLIKAAEKFDETRGFKFISYAVWWIRQSILQALAEQSRIVRLPLNQVGSLNKINKAFSKFEQENERTPTPEELAEALDLPKEKVADTLRVSGRHVSVDAPFVDGEDNSLLDVLVNNDSPNADNTLINESLSREVDRALATLTERERDIIKLFFGIACQEMTLEEIGEKFGLTRERVRQIKEKAIRRLRHTSRSKLLKTYLG
- the dapF gene encoding diaminopimelate epimerase — translated: MLVQFSKYHGTGNDFIMIDGRHLQSSHFHTEIIRQLCDRRFGVGGDGLIFLEKSSRFDFTMRYYNADGKEGTMCGNGGRCITAFARRLGITGRETVFEGIDGTHSASIGTHGEIRLKLADVSGIQQLEDGYLLNTGSPHFVILAANLEETDVEGIGAEIRKQKRFGPGGVNVNFLEADASSAQIAVRTFERGVEAETWSCGTGVTAAAITACSHFNTDIRSYQVRTRGGMLNVSFRVLDKQNFSEIYLTGPASYVYDGSVDIAI
- a CDS encoding Do family serine endopeptidase, whose product is MKARRFLGLFVVAVLGAMAAIFVYARWFQPEAAVVEVPVENSYRYVSLPGVESGSALDFTAAVEQSINAVVHVKTKVFREYQVNPLYEFFYGDQPRGEAPPILGFGSGVIISEKGYIVTNNHVIDGSDEILVVLNNKQEFSARLIGTDPTTDLALLQVDAEGLTSLRFGDSDALRLGEWVLAIGNPYNLTSTVTAGIVSAKARNINILRSQEFSIESFIQTDAAVNPGNSGGALINTRGELVGINTAIASRTGAFTGYSFAIPVTIVEKIVQDLMEYGEVQRAILGVEIRDVTAELVQQEDVDKIEGVYVVRVREDGAARNAGIREKDIIISIDNKRVNSSAELQEVISKYRPGQKVKVVVKRDGNMKQFDLILRNLEGNTEIVKRDDVMELLGASFEPLSEREKQSLGIGHGLKVKSVRNGKFKKVGIEEGFVLTSVNKKPVGSVNDIAAILKDSEGGVIIEGLDRNGSRSYYAFGM
- a CDS encoding PAS domain-containing protein translates to MEEKRAITWFAPAWRADKEEIRRQYQHFKDNHMLISVLDSVSMAILILNEQRQLVFANKAFMNLLGEVDVTSLLGLRAGEALGCVFADMMEGGCGTSEYCRECGAVRAILNSMESGLDVQECRIRLKDGHQALDLRVTASQLKHQEELFIVFSVSDIADEKRKGFLERLFLHDVKNTAGVIQGFSRLSMEKGESDKIWKMIMDLSDNCWMRLTPTLS